GAGGACCTGAATAGCGGCAAGGTAGAGAGGTGGCGCTGGGGTGAGAGAAACAGGACCAGGATGTGGAGATTAGAAGACAAGGGCCGGACAGGGGAAGGAGAAAAGGCGACCCGTGAGTGTGCAGAGGCGGAAACTGGGCTGCCGGCGGTGGGAGGGCGTGCCAGTAAGGAGGGCGATTACTCACCGGGCCCTGGGAGTTGCAGCCACGGGCTTCGTTTCCGGACGCTGCGAGTGGCGGTAGCCGCCTCGCACCAGTACGCTTCAAGCTCTTCTACCTCGGGCTCTGGGACCATGTACTCAGAGCCCCAGTCGAAGCGGCGAACAGAGCGACTGTACTTGTAGAAGGCGAACTGCAGTGGCGTGTCGCGCTTCTGTGGGTGCAGGCGCGTCTCGCAGCGCAGGACCACTCTGCGGTGCGCTGAGCCGCGGATCTCTTGAGGGCGCATAATCCTCAGCACCGGCGTCTGGAACAGCTCTGCAGAGAGGGCAGCCCAGAGGCGGAAAATGCATTTTGGGTTTCGACAGGGATAGAGCCCGGCAAGGGAGAAACCAAGGTCAACCTGTccatccctccccttccctcccactttCCGGCGCAGGGACCTAGCGGACCCAGAGACCCAAGTGTAGCCTGTGTGTACACGTGGAGTGAGGGAGGAAAGGTTTTTGAAAAGTGGGGCAGAGGATCCGAATCTACGAAGGGTCTTAAAAGGTTGAAGGGAATTAGGACCAGACCAGATGCTTCAGGCCACCACCCAACTGCCACTCAGCGTGTATTCTCCAGTCTAGAAGTGGGAGCGCTGCACCTGCCACGCGGGGTGCTCGGAAGCTAAGCCCTCGTCCCAGTAGCTTAGCGTCCTCTACTACTGCCGCTGGCCTATTGGTTAGGACCGTGGGGTCCCCTAACAGAAGAAGCTGGGAGCGGGGAGTGGGGAGTGACACCAGCCTACAAGCCGGCTGCAGATCTCTCACCCATTCAATCGTCCGTGGTCTGAGAAACCCACCAGTAGCAGCTGCTCTAACTCCGCCTCCACCTTTCCCCTCACTGTTCCTGTCCCAGAATTTCCTGGCGTTTCCGGACCCCAAGTCTCGCCTACCTTGCACGGTCACAGCCACCTTGGCGGAGAACATGGGCGCGCTCTCTACCGGGATGCGCATGGTGCCAGAACACTGGTAACGCCCACTGTCGCTCGCACGCGCCTGCAACACTGTGTAGTTGGTGCTAGAGTGGAAATAGCGTACAGCCTGGTCGTCGTGGTAGTAGTGAAGCTTGTAGACCACCTTGTCGTACCAGCCGCGGCAGCGCATAACCAGCGGTTCGCCCTCGAACACCGCAGCATAGGGCACTTGCAGAATCAGCCAGTCTACACCGGATAAGCAGATACGGTTTGCCTCACAGTCAATCCAGCCCTGCTGGTCTCCTCTTCTCAGTTTCCCTGCTTCTCTTCCATAActgctttccttttctccccaccACCTCCTTCCCCCTTTCCTGAACCGGCTGGTCTTGCTGGGTAACTGGCAGGTGACAGTTTCATAGAGCAGAAAGCTTAGAGtcgggaggaaggagaaaaaaaaacagtttctctTTAGGTACTAGGGAGGCAAAGATGTGCTTTCTTTGGGTCTAGCCCATCAGAATTAAGCTTAAACTCTTTAAAATGACTTCAGGGCCTTCCTGACCTGGTCCCCTGGTTCCTTCCTCAGCACCCACTTCAGTGTTCTTCTCTGTGGCATTTCTTATTTACCCTCCCCACCTTTCGCTCAACACAAGTTAACTTCCAACCATACTGAACTGCTGAGAAAACTGGCTGTgctctgaacccagggcctttgcatctgCTATTTCCTCAGCCAGGAAGCCCCTCCTTCACAGATCTCAGTTGAGTCTTATTTATCCTGTGTGTCTAGATTTAGACCTATCTCCTGAAGAACACTGCCCTGACACCCTAGGACAGCCTTAGGTATCTCCCAAAGCACCACATATTTATCCAATCACCATCAGCATCATAGCTAACATATAATAGCCCTTAATAGCCCTAACATATACTACATGCCATTTTAGAATTCTTCGAGTAATAGCCACAATCCACGTGCCACTCTCAGTCTGTGAATTTCAAACCATTGTGTGTTGTAGTCAGTATATGCTTGTTTTCAAGTATAAGTGCTAATTTGAACATTAGGTGACAcccttaaattttaaatataaattgtgaCCCACCACGCTAAGATTTATATGATACTCCCTATGAAGTGGCCAATCCTGTATCTTAGTGAACAaattattattccttttcttaTCATATTTTGAAACCCTTCAAGTATTTCCAGCCAATTTCTCAGTTGACTCCTTTGTGCATGTGTATACATGCCTCTAATTAAATTTTGATTAAGTGCACTGTTCAGttcctgttttttctttaataatatttcataattcatttttaatgattaCAACAGTCAAAGAGACAGACACTATTATTGTCCCTACATTACTGATATGAATACTGATATACAGAGAAGTATTCCTCTTGCTGTGCTCAGATGGGGCAGGGACACTTACTTTTCCTGCTTTGATCTACTTTTTTCCTGCCCAGCCCCCTGAGTTCTCCATTCAGTATCCTATGTCCTCAAAACTTTTGCTCTTCTGATCTGATTtgagaaacaaacagaaatgttGGTTTCACACTGTGGCAGAAGGTTAAAGGGGAACTTTGAGCCAGGCAAACCTTACTTCATCTCTACCACAGCACTGCACAGACTCCTGCCTACTCCAGAGACTCAAGTAGTCCTCAGTGTGACCCTCTTTTCCTGCCTCTTGGGAATGGACAAGTGTGCTCCCCCATAGGAAGGCCAGGATCACCAGAGGAGGTCCATGTGCTCTCTCCCCTCTGCTCAGACCACTCACCATTAGATACAGAGAGATGAATGGGGTCACTGACAGGTGCTCCCCGTGTCTGGCACCGATATACCCCTGGTGTCTGTACCTCGATGCTCTTCTTATGGGAGGGCAGAAGTAGGTGGCCCAAATACCAGAGAGTGTTGATAGGCCGGAGCTCCAGGAGCACAGGGTGGTATCCATCACATCGCAAGGTTACCCGCTCCCCCTTGAAGATTGTGGTCCAAGGTGGGTGTAGAGACAATATGGGCTTCTCCAGTGTAGCTGGGGATGTGTGGGAAGGGGCGCCATGGGAAAGAGAAACAAGGTGAGGTACATCAAAGATGTGTCCTGAGGTTGGGAAATTTTAGAAAACCCTAGTTTCCAGGACCCAGCTCACATACTAACCCACCCCACAGGAAGGGAGACCACACTCATTGGGCCACAAACCAACAGTTCATCAATCAGCACCCATTTCTACAAGCAAACTTGGTCAGGGATTGAAGAAGTGTTAGAGTCTGCAAAGAAGAGTGAAAAGAGATACTATTTCAGAACAGCCAAAAAGTGGGGAGTTTACCCAAGCAGATTACCTAGGGAGATTGGAGTGGAAGTTTTAGAAAATTGGGTTGAGGGATGCATTCAGACTCACCAGCTTGCCCACTGCTTtgaactgcaaaacaaaaaagaaggaaagggggaagTGTTGGAgatgagaggaaggaaagattCTTGACCAAAGGAAAGATCAAAGGTCTCAAAGCAGTTTTTTCTTCTGTCCCCAGTTACCCCAGCATTGCAAAAgctccctcttctcttctccaAAAATAGATAATGAACACTTGAAATCTGAGGATTGAATGGCCACTTCCCCTTTCCTACACATCCTGCCCCAAACTATTCTCTACCACCCAAAGCCCTTCTGGTGCTCATTTGAAAACTTACCTAGGAGAAAGAGGGCTGTTAGTGCCCACATGGTGTGTCTGCTTGCAGCAGCTGTAGAAGGATGGAAATGTGCTGGCATGGTTTATgggtagaaagagaaaaggtgGCAGTGGCTGACCTCTGAGTACTAGGAGACACTGCTGTTTTCCCCGCCCATTCCTAGATCCCGAAGATGGTAGACTAAAAAGAGCAGGAGACAGAATATGAATATGTTACCTTCTACCCTCAAGTATCCCAAACATCAAGTGTTGTCTGTCCCATCCACTACCTTGATACCTAGCCTTCCCAGCTCAGGCCAACCCTGTCTTCTGAAGAGAGGGCATGCAGAACTTAGGCCCTCTATAGCACAAGAGAGTCTCATAGAACGCCAGCTCCTGCAGGTAACCTTGACATCTTCAGGCTCCAATCAACATTCCACTATGTTCCACTCCCTCCCCACCAG
This sequence is a window from Marmota flaviventris isolate mMarFla1 chromosome 10, mMarFla1.hap1, whole genome shotgun sequence. Protein-coding genes within it:
- the Fcrlb gene encoding Fc receptor-like B; this encodes MTIECIAILLFHRKKKTVDGEIPSLLEITSNVSAYKGLSGSWNLQLFTNEKHSAQKLPPHPLFHTTNLFRKPNSIPQARNPVHVPLTLSCTDMGSCGKRRALEERISQAAPQAPEPQGLSGSAWVLLSLRHIFDVPHLVSLSHGAPSHTSPATLEKPILSLHPPWTTIFKGERVTLRCDGYHPVLLELRPINTLWYLGHLLLPSHKKSIEVQTPGVYRCQTRGAPVSDPIHLSVSNDWLILQVPYAAVFEGEPLVMRCRGWYDKVVYKLHYYHDDQAVRYFHSSTNYTVLQARASDSGRYQCSGTMRIPVESAPMFSAKVAVTVQELFQTPVLRIMRPQEIRGSAHRRVVLRCETRLHPQKRDTPLQFAFYKYSRSVRRFDWGSEYMVPEPEVEELEAYWCEAATATRSVRKRSPWLQLPGPGSPLDQASTTAPAPQAAAFAPGNKPFSFRKPPVSRSVQSVTSVPNATLAGLQFPGGSAPTVGSPACAPPTLLEQSAGALKPNVDLLLREMQLLKGLLSRVVLELKEPQVLPEFKGTPETPTSHFALSRGTPETTPVES